In the Quercus lobata isolate SW786 chromosome 5, ValleyOak3.0 Primary Assembly, whole genome shotgun sequence genome, one interval contains:
- the LOC115991612 gene encoding pyrophosphate--fructose 6-phosphate 1-phosphotransferase subunit beta encodes MSPPTLVPNGDIAAIVSASSPVTGRFAAIYSEVQRSRIDHALPLPSVLRNSFKIVDGPASSAAGNPDEIAKLFPHVFGQPSTLLVPSDTDVFRPDQKLKIGVVLSGGQAPGGHNVISGIYDYLQDRAKGSTLYGFRGGPAGIMKCKYVELDADFIYPYRNQGGFDMICSGRDKIETPEQFKQAEETALKLDLDGLVVIGGDDSNTNACLLAENFRSKNMKTRVIGCPKTIDGDLKCKEVPTSFGFDTACKIYAEMIGNVMVDARSTGKYYHFVRLMGRAASHITLECALQTHPNISIIGEEVAAKKLTLKNVTDYIVDVISKRSGLGYNYGVILIPEGLIDFIPEVQHLISELNEILANDVVDEGGLWKKKLGNQSLQLFEFLPEAIQEQLLLERDPHGNVQVAKIETEKMLIQMVETELAKRKQEGTYKGEFKGQSHFFGYEGRCGLPTNFDSSYCYALGYGAGVLLHSGKTGLISSVGNLAAPVEEWTVGGTALTSLMDVERRHGKFKPVIKKAMVELDGAPFKKFASLRDEWAIKNCYFSPGPIQFNGPASLAVNHTLLLELGAQA; translated from the exons ATGTCTCCTCCTACTCTAGTCCCTAACGGCGATATCGCCGCCATCGTTTCGGCCTCGTCTCCAGTTACCGGCCGATTCGCGGCCATATACAGCGAGGTCCAAAGGAGCCGTATTGACCACGCGCTTCCTCTCCCCTCTGTTCTCAGAAACTCCTTCAAGATCGTCGACGGTCCCGCTAGCTCTGCGGCCGGCAATCCAG atgAGATCGCGAAGCTGTTTCCTCATGTGTTCGGGCAACCATCGACGTTGCTTGTACCAAGCGATACCGATGTGTTCCGGCCGGATCAGAAGCTCAAAATCGGCGTCGTTTTGTCTGGAGGCCAAGCTCCCGGAGGCCACAATGTTATCTCTGGAATCTACG ATTACTTGCAGGACCGCGCGAAAGGAAGCACATTGTACGGGTTTAGAGGCGGCCCTGCGGGGATCATGAAGTGCAAATATGTGGAACTCGATGCAGACTTCATTTACCCCTACAGAAATCAG gGAGGATTTGATATGATCTGCAGTGGGAGAGACAAGATTGAAACTCCAGAGCAG TTTAAGCAAGCTGAAGAAACAGCATTGAAGCTGGATTTGGATGGACttgttgttattggtggggATGACTCCAACACAAATGCCTGCCTCCTTGCTGAAAATTTCAG GagtaaaaatatgaaaactcgggTAATTGGATGCCCTAAGACCATTGATGGTGATTTGAAATGCAAAGAGGTTCCCACAAGTTTTGGGTTTGATACCGCTTGCAAG aTTTATGCAGAAATGATTGGAAATGTCATGGTCGATGCCCGGTCAActggaaaatattatcatt TTGTACGGCTTATGGGGCGTGCTGCTTCACACATTACACTAGAGTGTGCTCTACAAACTCATCCAAATATTTCTATCATTGGAGAAGAG GTTGCTGCTAAGAAGCTGACATTGAAAAATGTGACTGACTACATTGTAGATGTAATCTCTAAACGTTCGGGACTTGGTTATAACTATGGTGTTATACTTATTCCTGAAGGTCTTATTGATTTCATTCCAGAG GTACAGCATCTTATCTCAGAACTGAATGAGATTTTGGCCAATGATGTTGTAGATGAGGGTGGGCTATGGAAAAAGAAACTTGGCAATCAATCTCTacaactttttgaatttttacctGAAGCAATCCAGGAACAGTTGCTGCTTGAAAGAGATCCTCATGGAAATGTCCAG GTAGCTAAAATAGAAACAGAGAAAATGCTTATTCAAATGGTTGAAACCGAATTGGCGAAGAGGAAGCAGGAAGGTACATATAAAGGCGAATTCAAAGGGCAGTCCCACTTTTTCGG GTACGAAGGGAGATGCGGTTTGCCTACCAACTTTGATTCTAGCTACTGCTATGCATTGGGATATGGTGCAGGAGTGCTCCTTCACAGTGGAAAAACTGGGTTGATATCATCG GTTGGGAATTTAGCTGCTCCTGTTGAAGAATGGACAGTTGGTGGGACTGCATTGACTTCATTAATGGATGTCGAGAGAAGACATG GTAAGTTCAAGCCTGTGATCAAGAAGGCAATGGTGGAGCTTGATG GTGCACCTTTCAAGAAATTTGCGTCCTTGCGGGACGAGTGGGCAATCAAGAATTGCTATTTCAGTCCTG GTCCTATTCAATTTAATGGCCCAGCATCACTTGCCGTTAATCACACCTTACTCCTGGAACTTGGAGCTCAAGCTTAG